The following proteins are encoded in a genomic region of Oncorhynchus kisutch isolate 150728-3 linkage group LG4, Okis_V2, whole genome shotgun sequence:
- the LOC109889775 gene encoding sorbin and SH3 domain-containing protein 1-like isoform X3 yields the protein MKGSPDLIPSAELDPTRVCKGKGVVTLRATLVHIDDEDCVSEESNVDTAPSGWIGQINGDSAQTGFADGGFHDITADLPTVNRTQAQGSSPVNTEEPQLPASFDIQNYISSTKATSAYPSAAGTVNPTVVLLQHNRDPTPERDKSPDPGPVVGTERELSQHPNMDGKRMRYSQSHILGPLNQPIVPVRNTDKSKDWYKNMFKQIHRIPEPVEENPYRPTYIFPESYDPRQMKTTDDGHSSYGYVEEVKAVPRSKSAAEVDHRSSMPVPTRSSSLKPAKRNDWEPPDKKVDTRKYRAEPKSIFEYEPGKSSVMKLERKTQHTSPEDVDLENEPWYRFFSEMDFDKASAPSFSPLETPSDLQKYSGCKAGHSEVEKDEGSSGSEPAAPECDRYVYKSILEGGDIPLQGLRALNKRHASTSSKDSDSSQALTQGDLCDGQDEVVRRRHGDKEKILEEQRRLKREQEEADTASRRHTGIVPTHHQFITNERFGDLLNININDTDKRKSGSERTPALARFDFRAETLKELPFQKGDIVYIIRQVDNNWFEGEHHGRVGIFPRSYVELLPPAEKAQPKKSAPVQVLEYGEAIARFNFTGDTVVEMSFRKGERIILIRRVDENWYEGKVSGSNRQGIFPVTYIEVHKRPRVRNGLDYPDPPIGQSPHRSLNASPQLNRVRSNRLISSPLPLPRSPRRSVSPEVHAISSEWISLTIGGAGPPAAPTPPLPPLPSVSYRWGEYLPPSMSASPVPPICGSPYCISPLASPSTSPLPPPYPPRPGSATPYLTFTPPQGEDFLLSPPSPRLSRSLSPCGGVGLESWLTGASPLRILERDLMEGEGAEGDRGTGREALGCWRNSPAELVKNESDYHGRTSRSPVMLFDIHDNNMNANSFAQPQSHSPEPSRLSCGIFQALYCYVPQNEDELELQEGDLVSVMEKCDDGWFVGTSKRTKQFGTFPGNYVKEVNL from the exons ATGAAAGGCTCTCCTGATCTGATTCCGTCTGCAG aGCTGGACCCTACAAGGGTGTGTAAAGGGAAGGGGGTCGTGACTCTGAGGGCCACTCTGGTCCACATAGACGACGAGGACTGCGTCAGTGAAGAATCAAATGTTGACACAGCGCCAA GTGGTTGGATCGGCCAGATCAATGGAGACAGCGCTCAAACGGGATTTGCTGATGGAGGCTTCCACGACATCACAGCTGATTTACCTACAGTCAACAGAACTCAAGCCCAG GGAAGTTCACCCGTAAACACAGAAGAACCCCAGCTTCCTGCCTCTTTTGACATTCAGAACTATATTTCGTCGACAAAGGCCACCTCTGCCTACCCATCCGCCGCTGGCACTGTCAACCCAACCGTAGTTCTGCTACAACACAACAGAG ACCCCACCCCAGAGAGGGACAAATCGCCTGATCCAGGACCTGTAGTTGGAACAGAGCGAGAACTGAGCCAACACCCAAATATGGACGGCAAGAGGATGAGGTACTCTCAATCCCATATCTTGGGACCACTGAACCAGCCCATCGTGCCAGTACGG AACACAGATAAGTCAAAGGACTGGTACAAGAACATGTTTAAACAGATACACAGAATTCCAG AACCTGTTGAGGAAAACCCATATCGCCCCACCTACATATTCCCTGAATCCTATGATCCTAGGCAGATGAAAACAACAG ATGATGGTCACTCCTCCTATGGTTATGTGGAAGAAG TGAAAGCGGTCCCACGTTCAAAAAGTGCCGCTGAAGTTGACCATAGGTCGTCTATGCCTGTGCCAACACGGTCCTCTTCCCTCAAACCTGCCAAAAG GAACGACTGGGAGCCCCCTGACAAAAAGGTAGACACCAGGAAGTACCGTGCCGAGCCCAAGAGCATCTTCGAGTACGAGCCGGGAAAATCATCGGTGATGAAACTGGAGAGAAAG ACTCAGCACACTAGTCCAGAAGATGTAGATTTAGAGAATGAGCCTTGGTATAGATTCTTTTCAGAGATGGACTTTGATAAAGCG AGTGCCCCCTCTTTCAGCCCTCTGGAAACACCCTCCGACCTACAGAAGTA CTCCGGGTGTAAGGCCGGACACAGCGAGGTGGAGAAGGACGAAGGCTCGTCTGGCAGCGAGCCAGCGGCTCCAGAATGCGACCGCTATGTTTACAAGAGCATCCTGGAGGGCGGTGATATTCCCCTGCAGGGTCTGCGGGCCCTCAACAAGCGCCATGCCAGCACCTCCTCTAAAG ATTCAGACTCGTCCCAGGCTTTGACCCAAGGAGACCTTTGTGACGGCCAGGACGAGGTGGTTAGGAGACGCCATGGAGACAAAGAG AAAATCCTGGAAGAGCAGCGGCGGCTgaagagggagcaggaggaggctGACACAGCATCGAGGCGACACACAGGAATCGTTCCCACCCACCACCAGTTCATCACTAATGAACGCTTCGGAGACCTgctcaacatcaacatcaacgaCACAGACAAGAGGAAATCCGGATcagag AGAACTCCAGCCCTGGCTCGGTTTGACTTCAGAGCAGAGACTCTAAA GGAGTTACCATTTCAAAAGGGAGACATTGTGTACATCATTCGACAGGTGGATAATAATTGGTTCGAAGGGGAGCATCACGGCAGAGTCGGCATCTTCCCACGGAGTTATGTTGAG CTCCTTCCCCCCGCGGAGAAGGCCCAGCCAAAGAAGAGTGCCCCAGTGCAGGTGCTGGAGTATGGAGAGGCCATAGCCCGTTTCAACTTCACAGGGGACACGGTGGTGGAGATGTCATTTAGAAAG GGAGAGAGGATCATCCTAATTCGCAGGGTCGATGAGAACTGGTACGAGGGCAAGGTCTCCGGTTCCAATCGCCAGGGTATCTTCCCTGTCACCTACATAGAGGTGCACAAACGACCCAGAGTCAGGAATGGATTGGATTATCCAGACCCGCCCATTGGCCAATCACCTCACCGCAGCCTCAATGCTTCCCCTCAG CTGAACCGTGTCCGTAGCAACCGGCTCATCTCGTCCCCCCTGCCCCTCCCCCGCTCCCCCCGCCGCTCTGTGTCCCCCGAGGTCCACGCCATCTCCTCTGAGTGGATCTCCCTGACCATAGGGGGTGCCGGCCCCCCTGCTGCCccaacccctcctctacccccactCCCCTCTGTGTCTTATCGCTGGGGCGAGTACCTGCCCCCTTCCATGTCCGCCAGCCCCGTGCCCCCCATCTGCGGCAGCCCTTACTGCATCTCCCCATTGGCCTCCCCTTCCACCTCCCCCCTGCCCCCACCCTACCCACCCCGCCCTGGCTCAGCCACCCCTTACCTCACCTTCACCCCTCCCCAGGGGGAGGActtcctgctctcccctccctctcctcgtcTGTCCCGCAGTCTGAGCCCCTGTGGGGGGGTGGGCCTGGAGAGCTGGCTGACAGGGGCCAGTCCCTTGCGCATCCTGGAGAGGGATttgatggagggggagggggcagagggagacaggggcaCTGGACGCGAAGCCCTGGGCTGCTGGCGAAATAGCCCTGCAGAG CTGGTGAAGAATGAGAGCGACTACCATGGTAGAACCTCCAGGAGCCCTGTCATGTTGTTTGACATCCACGACAACAACATGAATGCTAACTCATTTGCG
- the LOC109889775 gene encoding sorbin and SH3 domain-containing protein 1-like isoform X2 encodes MKGSPDLIPSAELDPTRVCKGKGVVTLRATLVHIDDEDCVSEESNVDTAPSGWIGQINGDSAQTGFADGGFHDITADLPTVNRTQAQGSSPVNTEEPQLPASFDIQNYISSTKATSAYPSAAGTVNPTVVLLQHNRDPTPERDKSPDPGPVVGTERELSQHPNMDGKRMRYSQSHILGPLNQPIVPVRNTDKSKDWYKNMFKQIHRIPEPVEENPYRPTYIFPESYDPRQMKTTDDGHSSYGYVEEVKAVPRSKSAAEVDHRSSMPVPTRSSSLKPAKRNDWEPPDKKVDTRKYRAEPKSIFEYEPGKSSVMKLERKTQHTSPEDVDLENEPWYRFFSEMDFDKASAPSFSPLETPSDLQKYSGCKAGHSEVEKDEGSSGSEPAAPECDRYVYKSILEGGDIPLQGLRALNKRHASTSSKVDYQGGNGYIISPCSSVNSRSVLASNALGYQCKNKKPLSAAKGCIPQILPSKFKPKLMAPGGDSQDRRTVPAKHPKAHSCEDIYTGSTGAEARESGLHSNTDSDSNDLPLDSETGFQNGNPETRRSTAEFSTLYRNMHSIQRPSYSVGSSPHGSVRSLTSLFEKVGINETDGEGDEAGGNIPRRDAVSSRVSAFELIIQRSSSTPTRSSSMPTLPTGPTHNHGATNLFMVSAVSAELLLVTDPGQTEGCPLEDTVGKAAQDEASLSGSKIVEAVASSEYSDTLRAESLSGTEVEIEQHGSTEKVPKEKPPVVTFSRTSNSPPVPVTPSAPPHNYHLHNHHHHHHLKPSSKCKGSCPASYTRFTTIRRHERQQQASAQQDKLSTQEKIKNSSSLPANLLLMGPAPFMVKRSLQSHRAKNYFSATKVMAGQRSQAHSREPRPLIPQRFSSLEVLERLGTGEGAPTGSDNNLTNGGGMDANGNLLQPLAAHRRDSDSSQALTQGDLCDGQDEVVRRRHGDKEKILEEQRRLKREQEEADTASRRHTGIVPTHHQFITNERFGDLLNININDTDKRKSGSERTPALARFDFRAETLKELPFQKGDIVYIIRQVDNNWFEGEHHGRVGIFPRSYVELLPPAEKAQPKKSAPVQVLEYGEAIARFNFTGDTVVEMSFRKGERIILIRRVDENWYEGKVSGSNRQGIFPVTYIEVHKRPRVRNGLDYPDPPIGQSPHRSLNASPQLVKNESDYHGRTSRSPVMLFDIHDNNMNANSFAQPQSHSPEPSRLSCGIFQALYCYVPQNEDELELQEGDLVSVMEKCDDGWFVGTSKRTKQFGTFPGNYVKEVNL; translated from the exons ATGAAAGGCTCTCCTGATCTGATTCCGTCTGCAG aGCTGGACCCTACAAGGGTGTGTAAAGGGAAGGGGGTCGTGACTCTGAGGGCCACTCTGGTCCACATAGACGACGAGGACTGCGTCAGTGAAGAATCAAATGTTGACACAGCGCCAA GTGGTTGGATCGGCCAGATCAATGGAGACAGCGCTCAAACGGGATTTGCTGATGGAGGCTTCCACGACATCACAGCTGATTTACCTACAGTCAACAGAACTCAAGCCCAG GGAAGTTCACCCGTAAACACAGAAGAACCCCAGCTTCCTGCCTCTTTTGACATTCAGAACTATATTTCGTCGACAAAGGCCACCTCTGCCTACCCATCCGCCGCTGGCACTGTCAACCCAACCGTAGTTCTGCTACAACACAACAGAG ACCCCACCCCAGAGAGGGACAAATCGCCTGATCCAGGACCTGTAGTTGGAACAGAGCGAGAACTGAGCCAACACCCAAATATGGACGGCAAGAGGATGAGGTACTCTCAATCCCATATCTTGGGACCACTGAACCAGCCCATCGTGCCAGTACGG AACACAGATAAGTCAAAGGACTGGTACAAGAACATGTTTAAACAGATACACAGAATTCCAG AACCTGTTGAGGAAAACCCATATCGCCCCACCTACATATTCCCTGAATCCTATGATCCTAGGCAGATGAAAACAACAG ATGATGGTCACTCCTCCTATGGTTATGTGGAAGAAG TGAAAGCGGTCCCACGTTCAAAAAGTGCCGCTGAAGTTGACCATAGGTCGTCTATGCCTGTGCCAACACGGTCCTCTTCCCTCAAACCTGCCAAAAG GAACGACTGGGAGCCCCCTGACAAAAAGGTAGACACCAGGAAGTACCGTGCCGAGCCCAAGAGCATCTTCGAGTACGAGCCGGGAAAATCATCGGTGATGAAACTGGAGAGAAAG ACTCAGCACACTAGTCCAGAAGATGTAGATTTAGAGAATGAGCCTTGGTATAGATTCTTTTCAGAGATGGACTTTGATAAAGCG AGTGCCCCCTCTTTCAGCCCTCTGGAAACACCCTCCGACCTACAGAAGTA CTCCGGGTGTAAGGCCGGACACAGCGAGGTGGAGAAGGACGAAGGCTCGTCTGGCAGCGAGCCAGCGGCTCCAGAATGCGACCGCTATGTTTACAAGAGCATCCTGGAGGGCGGTGATATTCCCCTGCAGGGTCTGCGGGCCCTCAACAAGCGCCATGCCAGCACCTCCTCTAAAG TGGATTATCAAGGTGGGAATGGCTATATCATTTCCCCCTGCTCTTCTGTAAATAGTCGATCAGTTCTTGCCAGTAATGCCCTAGGTTACCAGTGTAAGAATAAGAAGCCCTTATCTGCCGCCAAAGGCTGCATACCCCAAATCCTCCCCTCTAAGTTCAAACCTAAGCTGATGGCCCCTGGTGGTGACAGCCAGGACAGGAGGACTGTGCCTGCCAAGCACCCAAAGGCACACAGCTGTGAGGATATATACACAGGGAGCACAGGAGCAGAGGCCCGGGAGAGCGGACTACACTCAAACACAGACTCAGACTCCAATGATCTCCCTCTTGACTCTGAGACTGGTtttcaaaatggcaaccctgaGACTAGAAGGAGCACAGCCGAGTTCTCCACCCTATACCGGAACATGCACAGCATCCAGAGGCCTTCCTACTCGGTGGGCTCCAGCCCCCACGGGAGTGTCCGTAGCCTGACCTCCCTGTTTGAAAAGGTGGGGATCAATGAAACTGATGGGGAGGGGGACGAGGCAGGGGGGAACATTCCCCGGCGGGACGCTGTGTCGTCAAGGGTGTCGGCGTTTGAACTGATCATCCAGCGCTCCAGCTCGACTCCCACACGCTCCTCCTCCATGCCAACGCTACCCACTGGCCCCACCCACAACCACGGCGCCACCAACCTCTTCATGGTGTCTGCCGTCTCAGCTGAGTTGCTGCTGGTCACTGACCCTGGGCAGACAGAGGGCTGCCCTCTGGAGGACACGGTGGGCAAGGCAGCCCAAGACGAGGCCTCTCTATCAGGCAGCAAGATAGTGGAGGCGGTGGCATCCTCGGAGTACAGTGACACCCTGCGAGCCGAGTCTCTCTCTGGGACTGAGGTAGAGATAGAGCAGCACGGCTCCACAGAGAAAGTACCAAAAGAGAAACCCCCAGTGGTCACTTTCTCTAGAACCTCAAACAGTCCCCCAGTACCAGTCACTCCATCTGCTCCCCCACACAACTaccacctccacaaccaccaccaccaccaccaccttaaACCCAGCAGCAAGTGCAAAGGCTCCTGCCCAGCCTCTTATACCCGGTTCACCACCATCCGGCGGCATGAGAGGCAGCAGCAGGCCTCAGCCCAGCAGGACAAACTCTCCACTCAGGAGAAAATAAagaactcctcctctctccccgcgAACCTCTTGCTCATGGGCCCTGCACCATTCATGGTGAAGAGGTCTCTCCAGTCTCACCGGGCCAAAAATTATTTCTCAGCCACTAAGGTGATGGCAGGTCAAAGGTCACAGGCCCATTCTAGAGAGCCCAGGCCCCTCATCCCACAGCGTTTCTCTTCCTTGGAGGTGCTGGAGAGGCTTGGCACTGGGGAGGGTGCGCCGACCGGCAGtgacaacaacctgactaatggGGGAGGCATGGACGCCAATGGGAATCTTCTGCAGCCGCTGGCAGCTCATCGCAGAG ATTCAGACTCGTCCCAGGCTTTGACCCAAGGAGACCTTTGTGACGGCCAGGACGAGGTGGTTAGGAGACGCCATGGAGACAAAGAG AAAATCCTGGAAGAGCAGCGGCGGCTgaagagggagcaggaggaggctGACACAGCATCGAGGCGACACACAGGAATCGTTCCCACCCACCACCAGTTCATCACTAATGAACGCTTCGGAGACCTgctcaacatcaacatcaacgaCACAGACAAGAGGAAATCCGGATcagag AGAACTCCAGCCCTGGCTCGGTTTGACTTCAGAGCAGAGACTCTAAA GGAGTTACCATTTCAAAAGGGAGACATTGTGTACATCATTCGACAGGTGGATAATAATTGGTTCGAAGGGGAGCATCACGGCAGAGTCGGCATCTTCCCACGGAGTTATGTTGAG CTCCTTCCCCCCGCGGAGAAGGCCCAGCCAAAGAAGAGTGCCCCAGTGCAGGTGCTGGAGTATGGAGAGGCCATAGCCCGTTTCAACTTCACAGGGGACACGGTGGTGGAGATGTCATTTAGAAAG GGAGAGAGGATCATCCTAATTCGCAGGGTCGATGAGAACTGGTACGAGGGCAAGGTCTCCGGTTCCAATCGCCAGGGTATCTTCCCTGTCACCTACATAGAGGTGCACAAACGACCCAGAGTCAGGAATGGATTGGATTATCCAGACCCGCCCATTGGCCAATCACCTCACCGCAGCCTCAATGCTTCCCCTCAG CTGGTGAAGAATGAGAGCGACTACCATGGTAGAACCTCCAGGAGCCCTGTCATGTTGTTTGACATCCACGACAACAACATGAATGCTAACTCATTTGCG
- the LOC109889775 gene encoding sorbin and SH3 domain-containing protein 1-like isoform X1 has protein sequence MDGKRMRYSQSHILGPLNQPIVPVRNTDKSKDWYKNMFKQIHRIPEPVEENPYRPTYIFPESYDPRQMKTTDDGHSSYGYVEEVKAVPRSKSAAEVDHRSSMPVPTRSSSLKPAKRNDWEPPDKKVDTRKYRAEPKSIFEYEPGKSSVMKLERKTQHTSPEDVDLENEPWYRFFSEMDFDKASAPSFSPLETPSDLQKYSGCKAGHSEVEKDEGSSGSEPAAPECDRYVYKSILEGGDIPLQGLRALNKRHASTSSKVDYQGGNGYIISPCSSVNSRSVLASNALGYQCKNKKPLSAAKGCIPQILPSKFKPKLMAPGGDSQDRRTVPAKHPKAHSCEDIYTGSTGAEARESGLHSNTDSDSNDLPLDSETGFQNGNPETRRSTAEFSTLYRNMHSIQRPSYSVGSSPHGSVRSLTSLFEKVGINETDGEGDEAGGNIPRRDAVSSRVSAFELIIQRSSSTPTRSSSMPTLPTGPTHNHGATNLFMVSAVSAELLLVTDPGQTEGCPLEDTVGKAAQDEASLSGSKIVEAVASSEYSDTLRAESLSGTEVEIEQHGSTEKVPKEKPPVVTFSRTSNSPPVPVTPSAPPHNYHLHNHHHHHHLKPSSKCKGSCPASYTRFTTIRRHERQQQASAQQDKLSTQEKIKNSSSLPANLLLMGPAPFMVKRSLQSHRAKNYFSATKVMAGQRSQAHSREPRPLIPQRFSSLEVLERLGTGEGAPTGSDNNLTNGGGMDANGNLLQPLAAHRRDSDSSQALTQGDLCDGQDEVVRRRHGDKEKILEEQRRLKREQEEADTASRRHTGIVPTHHQFITNERFGDLLNININDTDKRKSGSERTPALARFDFRAETLKELPFQKGDIVYIIRQVDNNWFEGEHHGRVGIFPRSYVELLPPAEKAQPKKSAPVQVLEYGEAIARFNFTGDTVVEMSFRKGERIILIRRVDENWYEGKVSGSNRQGIFPVTYIEVHKRPRVRNGLDYPDPPIGQSPHRSLNASPQLNRVRSNRLISSPLPLPRSPRRSVSPEVHAISSEWISLTIGGAGPPAAPTPPLPPLPSVSYRWGEYLPPSMSASPVPPICGSPYCISPLASPSTSPLPPPYPPRPGSATPYLTFTPPQGEDFLLSPPSPRLSRSLSPCGGVGLESWLTGASPLRILERDLMEGEGAEGDRGTGREALGCWRNSPAELVKNESDYHGRTSRSPVMLFDIHDNNMNANSFAQPQSHSPEPSRLSCGIFQALYCYVPQNEDELELQEGDLVSVMEKCDDGWFVGTSKRTKQFGTFPGNYVKEVNL, from the exons ATGGACGGCAAGAGGATGAGGTACTCTCAATCCCATATCTTGGGACCACTGAACCAGCCCATCGTGCCAGTACGG AACACAGATAAGTCAAAGGACTGGTACAAGAACATGTTTAAACAGATACACAGAATTCCAG AACCTGTTGAGGAAAACCCATATCGCCCCACCTACATATTCCCTGAATCCTATGATCCTAGGCAGATGAAAACAACAG ATGATGGTCACTCCTCCTATGGTTATGTGGAAGAAG TGAAAGCGGTCCCACGTTCAAAAAGTGCCGCTGAAGTTGACCATAGGTCGTCTATGCCTGTGCCAACACGGTCCTCTTCCCTCAAACCTGCCAAAAG GAACGACTGGGAGCCCCCTGACAAAAAGGTAGACACCAGGAAGTACCGTGCCGAGCCCAAGAGCATCTTCGAGTACGAGCCGGGAAAATCATCGGTGATGAAACTGGAGAGAAAG ACTCAGCACACTAGTCCAGAAGATGTAGATTTAGAGAATGAGCCTTGGTATAGATTCTTTTCAGAGATGGACTTTGATAAAGCG AGTGCCCCCTCTTTCAGCCCTCTGGAAACACCCTCCGACCTACAGAAGTA CTCCGGGTGTAAGGCCGGACACAGCGAGGTGGAGAAGGACGAAGGCTCGTCTGGCAGCGAGCCAGCGGCTCCAGAATGCGACCGCTATGTTTACAAGAGCATCCTGGAGGGCGGTGATATTCCCCTGCAGGGTCTGCGGGCCCTCAACAAGCGCCATGCCAGCACCTCCTCTAAAG TGGATTATCAAGGTGGGAATGGCTATATCATTTCCCCCTGCTCTTCTGTAAATAGTCGATCAGTTCTTGCCAGTAATGCCCTAGGTTACCAGTGTAAGAATAAGAAGCCCTTATCTGCCGCCAAAGGCTGCATACCCCAAATCCTCCCCTCTAAGTTCAAACCTAAGCTGATGGCCCCTGGTGGTGACAGCCAGGACAGGAGGACTGTGCCTGCCAAGCACCCAAAGGCACACAGCTGTGAGGATATATACACAGGGAGCACAGGAGCAGAGGCCCGGGAGAGCGGACTACACTCAAACACAGACTCAGACTCCAATGATCTCCCTCTTGACTCTGAGACTGGTtttcaaaatggcaaccctgaGACTAGAAGGAGCACAGCCGAGTTCTCCACCCTATACCGGAACATGCACAGCATCCAGAGGCCTTCCTACTCGGTGGGCTCCAGCCCCCACGGGAGTGTCCGTAGCCTGACCTCCCTGTTTGAAAAGGTGGGGATCAATGAAACTGATGGGGAGGGGGACGAGGCAGGGGGGAACATTCCCCGGCGGGACGCTGTGTCGTCAAGGGTGTCGGCGTTTGAACTGATCATCCAGCGCTCCAGCTCGACTCCCACACGCTCCTCCTCCATGCCAACGCTACCCACTGGCCCCACCCACAACCACGGCGCCACCAACCTCTTCATGGTGTCTGCCGTCTCAGCTGAGTTGCTGCTGGTCACTGACCCTGGGCAGACAGAGGGCTGCCCTCTGGAGGACACGGTGGGCAAGGCAGCCCAAGACGAGGCCTCTCTATCAGGCAGCAAGATAGTGGAGGCGGTGGCATCCTCGGAGTACAGTGACACCCTGCGAGCCGAGTCTCTCTCTGGGACTGAGGTAGAGATAGAGCAGCACGGCTCCACAGAGAAAGTACCAAAAGAGAAACCCCCAGTGGTCACTTTCTCTAGAACCTCAAACAGTCCCCCAGTACCAGTCACTCCATCTGCTCCCCCACACAACTaccacctccacaaccaccaccaccaccaccaccttaaACCCAGCAGCAAGTGCAAAGGCTCCTGCCCAGCCTCTTATACCCGGTTCACCACCATCCGGCGGCATGAGAGGCAGCAGCAGGCCTCAGCCCAGCAGGACAAACTCTCCACTCAGGAGAAAATAAagaactcctcctctctccccgcgAACCTCTTGCTCATGGGCCCTGCACCATTCATGGTGAAGAGGTCTCTCCAGTCTCACCGGGCCAAAAATTATTTCTCAGCCACTAAGGTGATGGCAGGTCAAAGGTCACAGGCCCATTCTAGAGAGCCCAGGCCCCTCATCCCACAGCGTTTCTCTTCCTTGGAGGTGCTGGAGAGGCTTGGCACTGGGGAGGGTGCGCCGACCGGCAGtgacaacaacctgactaatggGGGAGGCATGGACGCCAATGGGAATCTTCTGCAGCCGCTGGCAGCTCATCGCAGAG ATTCAGACTCGTCCCAGGCTTTGACCCAAGGAGACCTTTGTGACGGCCAGGACGAGGTGGTTAGGAGACGCCATGGAGACAAAGAG AAAATCCTGGAAGAGCAGCGGCGGCTgaagagggagcaggaggaggctGACACAGCATCGAGGCGACACACAGGAATCGTTCCCACCCACCACCAGTTCATCACTAATGAACGCTTCGGAGACCTgctcaacatcaacatcaacgaCACAGACAAGAGGAAATCCGGATcagag AGAACTCCAGCCCTGGCTCGGTTTGACTTCAGAGCAGAGACTCTAAA GGAGTTACCATTTCAAAAGGGAGACATTGTGTACATCATTCGACAGGTGGATAATAATTGGTTCGAAGGGGAGCATCACGGCAGAGTCGGCATCTTCCCACGGAGTTATGTTGAG CTCCTTCCCCCCGCGGAGAAGGCCCAGCCAAAGAAGAGTGCCCCAGTGCAGGTGCTGGAGTATGGAGAGGCCATAGCCCGTTTCAACTTCACAGGGGACACGGTGGTGGAGATGTCATTTAGAAAG GGAGAGAGGATCATCCTAATTCGCAGGGTCGATGAGAACTGGTACGAGGGCAAGGTCTCCGGTTCCAATCGCCAGGGTATCTTCCCTGTCACCTACATAGAGGTGCACAAACGACCCAGAGTCAGGAATGGATTGGATTATCCAGACCCGCCCATTGGCCAATCACCTCACCGCAGCCTCAATGCTTCCCCTCAG CTGAACCGTGTCCGTAGCAACCGGCTCATCTCGTCCCCCCTGCCCCTCCCCCGCTCCCCCCGCCGCTCTGTGTCCCCCGAGGTCCACGCCATCTCCTCTGAGTGGATCTCCCTGACCATAGGGGGTGCCGGCCCCCCTGCTGCCccaacccctcctctacccccactCCCCTCTGTGTCTTATCGCTGGGGCGAGTACCTGCCCCCTTCCATGTCCGCCAGCCCCGTGCCCCCCATCTGCGGCAGCCCTTACTGCATCTCCCCATTGGCCTCCCCTTCCACCTCCCCCCTGCCCCCACCCTACCCACCCCGCCCTGGCTCAGCCACCCCTTACCTCACCTTCACCCCTCCCCAGGGGGAGGActtcctgctctcccctccctctcctcgtcTGTCCCGCAGTCTGAGCCCCTGTGGGGGGGTGGGCCTGGAGAGCTGGCTGACAGGGGCCAGTCCCTTGCGCATCCTGGAGAGGGATttgatggagggggagggggcagagggagacaggggcaCTGGACGCGAAGCCCTGGGCTGCTGGCGAAATAGCCCTGCAGAG CTGGTGAAGAATGAGAGCGACTACCATGGTAGAACCTCCAGGAGCCCTGTCATGTTGTTTGACATCCACGACAACAACATGAATGCTAACTCATTTGCG